One window of the Podospora pseudopauciseta strain CBS 411.78 chromosome 4, whole genome shotgun sequence genome contains the following:
- a CDS encoding hypothetical protein (EggNog:ENOG503PY6B), which produces MPAAKPTPQPRRPIRRFELQDVRFNGRSSFYKDPQLVLKPQLDLVPRRPVDGSRLRMPLWRNYLMVHVKDRAEELVKLDLADFRPSEEPTDNGAPEQFIRRAQHEPVLYVRYPSNTQDGSSILRATLKVASDFETVLKEFDDLGINVDCYQEELPQDQSYSWSQPYSQSQNVYYHPTPNAMSPPLPPRSSPYSSSNHSHPYSSSPPYSIAPNPPYHYPNAAPDQLTYERSASQPVGYPGGYQSQGQWSPPVMPSPAATTIGVPGVLGAGIYKVSKLGSFSSSRSRSRKSQASRGGHGSAPGKHLDDNHQTTQSPSSGISSPHPLPDSSYSVSVPRRLLQRVQTIISESESQENISQASTLTSDYEDPSSRPFGGLRIPEEEEAGEASSQQTAITTVASTRSATSTAMVPAHPNTSTEIVPYRQAQQKHTPPDSGKINMQALLRISQIQQEGLVDATRLWEDMMEKGRNAIAGVDDPEEAFRVLSGFQEEFIRRWTRVVASTVREMRDVENKSAM; this is translated from the exons ATGCCTGCTGCGAAGCCCACGCCACAGCCTAGAAGACCAATACGCAGATTCGAATTGCAGGATGTCCGCTTTAATGGCAGATCAAGCTTCTATAAAGACCCGCAGCTGGTGCTGAAGCCGCAACTCGATCTTGTTCCTCGTAGACCAGTCGATGGCTCGCGACTTCGGATGCCTCTATGGCGAAATTACTTGATGGTCCATGTTAAAGACAGGGCTGAGGAACTGGTCAAGCTCGACCTTGCAGACTTTCGTCCGTCGGAGGAGCCTACAGACAACGGTGCACCAGAGCAATTCATACGCCGCGCCCAACATGAACCTGTTCTTTATGTTCGATATCCTTCCAACACTCAAGAT GGATCCTCAATACTCAGAGCCACTCTCAAAGTTGCTTCGGACTTTGAGACTGTCTTGAAGGAATTTGATGATTTAGGGATAAATGTCGACTGTTATCAAGAGGAATTGCCGCAGGATCAGAGTTATTCTTGGAGCCAGCCTTACAGCCAATCACAAAACGTCTACTACCACCCGACTCCAAACGCCATGTCTCCCCCACTGCCACCACGCAGCTCGCCATACAGCTCATCAAATCACTCACATCCTTACAGCTCAAGCCCACCATATTCAATTGCACCAAATCCACCATATCACTATCCCAACGCAGCACCAGATCAACTCACCTATGAGCGATCTGCAAGTCAACCGGTGGGATATCCTGGTGGTTATCAATCTCAAGGACAGTGGTCGCCTCCAGTGATGCCATCcccggcagcaacaaccatTGGAGTCCCTGGAGTACTCGGAGCGGGCATATACAAGGTTAGCAAACTCGGGTCATTTTCGTCTTCTCGGTCAAGGTCACGGAAAAGCCAAGCCTCTCGAGGAGGGCACGGCTCTGCTCCTGGGAAACATCTCGACGATAAccaccaaacaacccaaTCGCCTAGCAGTGGAATATCCAGCCCACATCCTCTTCCGGACTCTTCCTATTCTGTATCCGTGCCCAGGAGGCTTCTCCAGCGAGTGCAGACAATTATTAGTGAATCAGAGAGCCAAGAGAACATTTCGCAAGCGTCGACTCTTACGTCAGACTATGAAGACCCTTCGTCACGGCCGTTTGGGGGTTTGAGAATaccagaggaggaagaagctggagaggcATCTAGCCAACAGACCGCGATCACCACGGTGGCATCGACTAGGTCAGCCACGAGTACTGCAATGGTGCCTGCACATCCAAATACCTCGACAGAAATAGTTCCCTATAGGCAAGCACAACAAAAGCATACCCCTCCGGACTCGGGGAAAATCAACATGCAGGCACTGCTGCGCATCTCGCAGATACAACAGGAAGGGCTGGTTGATGCGACGAGGTTATGGGAGGATAtgatggagaaggggaggaatgCGAttgctggggttgatgatCCGGAAGAGGCATTTAGAGTGTTGTCGGGCTTCCAGGAGGAGTTCATCAGAAGATGGACTAGGGTGGTTGCTTCGACagtgagggagatgagggaTGTGGAGAATAAGAGCGCAATGTAA
- a CDS encoding hypothetical protein (COG:Q; EggNog:ENOG503NV6R) has translation MASAVRAARMAPRFSVLVRPAVARTTPSVCQRAAFSVSAGRFKSEVIKETEVPVSVYNPDAKGVASGNADHFSIPVKPRQRAPEPVVEEDEEVVPLEEKVYSQLPKTLQKMSVHGKVIIITGGARGLGNYMARACAEAGAKAIAIFDANQELGDESAAELHQKTGLPVSFFKVDVRDGHAIDAAVKNVVDLYGTPDVLVNSAGIADSNIPAETYDPAMFRRLIDINLTGSFLMSQSVGRAMMAAGKPGSIILVASMSGSIVNYPQEQSCYNASKAGVIQLGKSLAAEWAKYQIRVNCISPGYMDTALNKVPALDAQKKIWKSLTPQDRLGNVDDLNGLCVFLASDASGFMTGSNVIIDGGYSLY, from the exons ATGGCTTCTGCTGTTCGTGCCGCCCGCATGGCCCCGCGCTTTTCGGTCCTCGTTCGGCCCGCTGTCGCTCGCACAACCCCTTCGGTCTGCCAGCGCGCCGCCTTCTCCGTCTCGGCCGGCCGCTTCAAGTCCGAGGTGATCAAGGAGACTGAGGTTCCCGTTTCTGTCTACAACCCCGACGCTAAGGGCGTCGCTTCTGGCAATGCCGACCATTTCAGCATCCCCGTCAAGCCTCGTCAGCGTGCTCCTGAGCCcgtcgttgaggaggatgaggaggttgttccCCTTGAGGAGAAGGTCTACTCTCAGCTCCCAAAGACGCTGCAGAAGATGAGCGTCCACGGcaaggtcatcatcatcactgg TGGTGCTCGTGGTCTTGGAAACTATATGGCCCGTGCCTGCGCTGAAGCTGGTGCCAAAGCCATTGCCATCTTCGATGCCAACCAAGAGCTAGGTGACGAGTCTGCTGCCGAGCTTCACCAGAAGACCGGCCTGCCcgtctccttcttcaagGTTGATGTCCGTGACGGACATGCCATTGATGCCGCCGTCAAGAACGTCGTCGATCTCTACGGAACCCCTGACGTCTTAGTCAACTCTGCTGGTATCGCCGATTCCAACATTCCCGCCGAGACATACGACCCAGCCATGTTCCGCCGTCTTATCGACATCAACCTGACTGGTTCTTTCCTCATGTCCCAGTCGGTCGGCCGTGCCATGATGGCCGCTGGCAAGCCCGGttccatcatcctcgtcgcctCTATGTCCGGCTCCATCGTCAACTACCCACAGGAGCAGTCCTGCTACAACGCCTCCAAGGCTGGTGTCATCCAGCTCGGCAAGTCCCTCGCTGCTGAGTGGGCCAAGTACCAGATCCGCGTCAACTGCATCTCCCCTGGCTACATGGACACGGCCCTCAACAAGGTTCCCGCTCTCGACGCCCAAAAGAAGATCTGGAAGTCGTTGACTCCCCAGGACCGCCTCGGGAACGTGGATGACCTCAACGGTCTCTGCGTGTTCCTCGCCTCTGACGCCTCCGGTTTCATGACCGGGTCCAACGTCATCATTGACGGTGGCTACAGTCTCTACTAA
- the AGE2 gene encoding ARF GAP with effector function(s) (COG:T; EggNog:ENOG503NZDI), whose product MSRRPANPGADRALQNQQTIKSLLKLEANKVCADCKRNKHPRWASWNLGVFVCIRCSGIHRGMGTHISRVKSVDLDSWTDEQLQSVLNWGNARANKYWEAKLAPGHVPSEAKIENFIRTKYELKRWVMDGPMPDPATLDADGDDDVPLSVVKEKQNIERRESTRKSSIGQSSAPRRAAPPQEDLIGGGLASVPPPRASTAGPTASKVPPKADPAPPKATNTKDSLLGLDFLGSETAAPPRPASTTGTPSAGGQSRPDLKQSILSLYAAAPRPQPQAPQQPVSHASSGSLSGLGSPTGMSQTQGSFGGLNDAFSNLSFGNSAAPKPAQVDAFSSLGSFSSPRPAAQTTSSSSAFSGLSGGSFFNSKPAASTHQSKSSIGGLSGWGSVSSPAAAPKPAAAPASATLGDLFDFSSPAPSQPAPAPKPAVSSPPMTSSSVFNLSQPKPAPAPAPAPVTTSNTLGSIGGSGFSGADVWGGNAWASDEPAKPEPPKATTSTSNDFGWGSFSSQPIVPSASGGFAPAPKVTADEEFGGWTSGTTSTSTSKPAVPGGDSDLFNNVWQ is encoded by the exons ATGTCTCGACGGCCGGCAAATCCTGGAGCCGATCGGGCACTCCAAAACCAGCAAACCATCAAGAGCCTTCTGAAATTGGAGGCCAATAAGGTGTGCGCTGACTGCAAGCGCAACAAGC ATCCAAGATGGGCCAGTTGGAATCTGGGCGTCTTCGTATGCATCCGATGCTCGGGCATCCACCGTGGCATGGGTACGCACATCAGCCGTGTCAAGTCTGTCGACCTCGACTCCTGGACCGATGAACAACTACAGAGTGTATTGAACTGGGGAAATGCCCGCGCGAACAAATATTGGGAAGCAAAGTTGGCCCCTGGCCATGTGCCCAGCGAAGCGAAGATCGAGAACTTCATCCGCACCAAATACGAACTGAAGAGATGGGTAATGGACGGACCGATGCCGGACCCTGCTACGTTGGATGCCGATGGCGATGACGATGTTCCCCTGAGCgtggtcaaggagaagcaaAATATTGAGCGGAGGGAATCGACTCGAAAGAGCTCTATCGGTCAGTCGTCGGCCCCAAGACGTGCCGCCCCACCACAAGAGGACTTGATCGGTGGTGGCCTTGCCTCTGTACCACCACCGAGAGCTAGTACCGCCGGACCAACAGCGTCCAAGGTGCCTCCCAAAGCCGACCCTGCTCCTCCGAAGGCGACAAACACCAAGGATTCGCTGCTGGGTTTGGATTTCTTGGGCTCGGAAACTGCGGCGCCCCCTCGACCAGCCAGCACGACTGGCACACCAAGCGCTGGAGGCCAATCCCGACCAGACCTCAAGCAGTCGATTCTTTCACTGTACGCAGCCGCGCCACGACCTCAACCACAggctcctcaacaaccagtATCTCATGCCTCTTCGGGATCATTGAGCGGTCTGGGATCCCCGACAGGGATGTCACAGACCCAGGGTTCTTTTGGTGGGCTCAACGATGCCTTCAGCAACTTGAGCTTTGGAAACTCTGCTGCTCCCAAGCCCGCCCAAGTCGATGCGTTCTCTAGTCTTGGAAGTTTCAGCTCCCCTCGCCCTGCGGCTCAGACAACCAGCAGCTCTTCGGCCTTCTCTGGTTTGAGCGGCGgcagcttcttcaactccAAGCCAGCCGCATCAACTCATCAATCCAAGTCGTCCATCGGCGGGCTTTCTGGGTGGGGCTCGGTCTCCTCCCCCGCGGCTGCTCCTAAACCGGCCGCCGCACCGGCCTCTGCTACCCTTGGGGACCTCTTCGACTTTTCCTCGCCAGCACCTTCTCAGCCAGCCCCCGCCCCTAAGCCTGCGGTGTCATCTCCCCCAATGACCTCTTCCTCCGTATTCAATCTCAGCCAGCCAAAGCCCGCCCCAGCTCCCGCCCCCGCGCCAGTAACCACCTCTAACACCCTTGGCTCTATTGGCGGCAGCGGCTTCTCTGGTGCTGATGTCTGGGGTGGAAACGCCTGGGCTTCTGACGAGCCCGCCAAGCCAGAGCCCCCAAAGGcgacgacctcgacctcgaatGACTTTGGCTGgggctccttctccagccaACCCATCGTGCCCAGTGCATCAGGTGGTTTTGCCCCTGCTCCGAAGGTCACTGCGGACGAGGAGTTTGGCGGTTGGACAAGCGGCACCACTTCTACCAGCACATCCAAGCCGGCTGTGCCCGGTGGCGACAGTGACTTGTTCAACAATGTCTGGCAGTGA
- the RSC9 gene encoding Chromatin structure-remodeling complex protein rsc9 (BUSCO:EOG09260WUA; COG:K; EggNog:ENOG503NX9I) gives MAPTKPIVEHTVDRTPEYEKFLEELRDFHEKRGTHLDPEPKMGNLSVDLYKLFNYIVQNGGYDKVSDEKLMWRKMCEGLGLMRHNAPADAYTLKQIFYKNLAAFEIKKIHNKEPPPPEILEFTTAKGGSLLTRTLENFVAKGRNDREDSEDGSTPGRERPVAETPASGRASRGLREAPAPRVIFHPDTNSSRQTRHASGAQQIGTPSSNSHSHNNSAIAQNPGNSHRGAYVFNPPGPDMNNPIVQGFVPQPVQQMPLRIVDTPSSNPELFARKQRLLKQPPVAAPNPGMLVRACLPPGALDGPNIYERCLLSLRSGIRSEQAFGCHHLLKISHERGDKYKFSQFCGLAEGLTELALSIGGMIYHVNWTVSYDPDSDNTDIGELDGLEGTPDILERIAQLKRRKDVDDNILPAEFRDQLTLVLEATQTIRNMVNMPDNAYFMSEYPPVKDLLCVILNLPELECVVELKHLALEIAESILPYLVLRSDDPLYQSLLAKLESDDRGVILTALKALNKIALNHPIETNRLGNVPPSVLQRIMDWLLLNDEDLLDITTDFLYQYTAVVENLDTMLKHIKIEHLVTHLVRLLSHGAKRSMRELIVSEARLAYDPPNETVVPTPKDLLEKLLAIEEPERCYAWIRCFFEEDPDSNITQLAIWQAYNTEFLEPLKRKGRSMISAPEFIKSITSVYESAGAQIVHEQGPGGQSQQKYLIRGIRPRRYPISPDGRGYFQCQLPAPHGKPPGGAKCGAWNLTAEKMWDHIVAEHLGDSVSRTEDGKLVNKEGMFSCAWNNCQKFPRPTEMFLVQYMAHLKTHLRSEEIRHAAKPSEISPLAPLPPPPPSPTSTTNRSRSGSFSSSSSKSRVVRPAKTVTITIEETASARDERNPNAPAQAAGVPLSAVLILRNIAQYVPRTEAEAELRRRKNEGEEGEGWNEILFRPVMGRLWEVFTENRLLTPHLAGLFGLLEERQQVRRFVVEE, from the exons ATGGCCCCGACCAAACCCATCGTTGAGCATACTGTCGACCGAACCCCCGAATATGAAAAGTTCCTCGAGGAGCTTCGCGACTTCCATGAGAAGCGTGGGACCCATCTTGACCCCGAGCCTAAGATGGGAAACCTGAGTGTCGACCTGTACAAGCTGTTCAACTACATCGTGCAAAATGGTGGCTATGACAAGGTCTCGGATGAGAAGCTGATGTGGCGGAAGATGTGCGAAGGGTTGGGACTCATGCGACACAACGCCCCGGCCGACGCGTATACGTTGAAACAAATATTCTACAAGAACCTTGCCGCCTTCGAGATCAAGAAAATCCACAACAAGgagcctcctccgccagaGATCCTCGAATTTACGACCGCCAAGGGAGGATCGCTACTGACACGCACATTGGAGAACTTTGTCGCAAAGGGGAGAAACGATAGGGAGGACTCTGAGGATGGAAGTACGCCGGGCAGAGAGCGTCCTGTCGCCGAGACTCCTGCATCAGGCCGCGCCTCCCGGGGCCTCAGGGAAGCTCCTGCACCGAGGGTTATTTTCCATCCCGACACCAATTCCTCACGCCAGACCCGTCACGCATCTGGAGCGCAGCAAATAGGTACCCCCTCGTCCAACTCCCACTCTCACAACAACTCTGCGATTGCTCAAAATCCTGGAAACTCCCACCGTGGCGCATATGTTTTCAACCCTCCAGGGCCCGACATGAACAATCCCATCGTTCAGGGCTTTGTGCCCCAGCCTGTTCAGCAGATGCCGTTGCGTATTGTcgacaccccctccagcaacCCGGAGCTGTTTGCCAGGAAACAACGACTCCTGAAGCAGCCGCCAGTCGCTGCCCCTAATCCGGGGATGCTTGTAAGAGCTTGTCTACCACCTG GAGCTTTGGATGGGCCCAACATCTACGAGCGTTGTCTCTTGTCGCTTCGGTCAGGCATCCGGTCAGAACAGGCGTTTGGCTGTCATCATCTCCTCAAAATCTCACACGAGCGTGGTGATAAATACAAGTTCTCTCAGTTCTGTGGCCTCGCTGAGGGCTTGACGGAGCTTGCTCTTAGTATTGGTGGCATGATTTACCATGTCAACTGGACAGTTTCCTACGACCCCGATTCCGACAACACCGACATTGGTGAGCTGGATGGTCTCGAGGGCACCCCAGATATCCTGGAACGAATTGCCCAGCTCAAGCGTCGGAAGGATGTCGACGACAACATTCTTCCCGCCGAATTCCGCGACCAGCTCACGCTGGTTTTGGAGGCGACACAGACCATCCGCAACATGGTCAACATGCCGGACAATGCCTACTTTATGTCCGAGTACCCTCCAGTCAAGGACCTCCTCTGCGTCATTCTCAATTTGCCAGAACTGGAGTGCGTCGTGGAGTTGAAGCATCTCGCTCTCGAAATCGCCGAATCGATTCTCCCTTACCTTGTCCTTAGATCAGACGACCCTCTGTATCAGTCACTACTTGCGAAACTCGAGTCGGACGATCGGGGTGTGATATTGACTGCCCTGAAGGCGCTCAACAAAATCGCACTAAATCACCCAATCGAGACGAACAGACTCGGCAATGTCCCTCCTTCGGTCCTCCAGCGTATCATGGACTGGCTTCTCCTCAACGACGAGGACCTGCTGGACATTACCACCGATTTCCTCTACCAGTACACAGCCGTAGTCGAGAACCTTGACACGATGCTCAAGCACATCAAGATAGAGCATCTCGTCACGCACCTCGTCCGACTGCTCTCCCACGGCGCCAAGCGATCAATGCGGGAGCTGATTGTCAGTGAGGCGCGTCTTGCCTACGACCCCCCCAACGAGACGGTCGTTCCTACACCGAAGGACCTGTTGGAGAAGCTTCTTGCCATTGAAGAACCGGAGCGTTGCTACGCCTGGATCCGGTGTTTCTTTGAGGAAGACCCCGACTCCAACATCACCCAGCTTGCGATCTGGCAGGCGTACAACACGGAATTCCTCGAACCCCTCAAGCGGAAGGGCCGTAGTATGATCAGCGCGCCAGAATTTATCAAGAGCATCACGAGCGTTTATGAATCGGCCGGGGCCCAGATTGTGCACGAGCAGGGGCCGGGAGGGCAGTCTCAGCAGAAGTACCTGATTAGGGGCATCAGGCCAAGACGGTACCCCATCAGCCCAGACGGGAGGGGGTATTTCCAGTGTCAACTTCCTGCTCCTCATGGCAAACCCCCCGGGGGAGCCAAATGCGGCGCATGGAATCTCACAGCAGAGAAGATGTGGGATCACATTGTTGCCGAACATTTAGGTGACAGCGTCTCCCGCACTGAAGATGGGAAGTTGGTCAACAAGGAAGGGATGTTTTCCTGCGCTTGGAACAACTGCCAGAAATTCCCCCGCCCCACAGAGATGTTCCTCGTTCAGTACATGGCTCACCTCAAAACCCACCTCCGCAGCGAGGAGATCCGACACGCGGCCAAGCCATCGGAGATTTCTCCTCTGGCCCCCCTaccgcccccccctccatccccgaCCTCGACCACTAACAGATCCAGGAGTGGGAGTTtctcttcgtcttcctcaAAGTCGAGGGTTGTCAGGCCGGCGAAGACGGTAACGATCACGATTGAGGAGACGGCGAGCGCGAGGGATGAACGGAACCCGAACGCGCCGGCGCAGGCGGCAGGAGTGCCGCTTAGCGCGGTTTTGATTCTGAGGAATATTGCGCAGTATGTCCCGAggacggaggcggaggcggagttgaggaggaggaagaatgagggggaggagggtgaaggttgGAACGAGATTTTGTTTAGGCctgtgatggggaggttgtgggaGGTTTTTACCGAGAATAGGCTGCTGACGCCGCATTTGGCGGGGTTGTTTGGGCTTTTGGAGGAGAGGCAGCAGGTTAGGAGgtttgtggtggaggagtaa
- a CDS encoding hypothetical protein (EggNog:ENOG503P2R6; BUSCO:EOG09264NEF; COG:O), whose translation MRSTLTRLFFTLSHLTRTSAPLRNTCSLRSGPPPLRSSMPVIPSFLASLFGTTAASNMSSSSSYPDQRTPDQWRAVLNKEQFRILREKGTEPPGSGKFDKHYPTTGVYTCAGCHAPLYKASHKFSSGCGWPAYFDSIPGAVTRHEDRAFGMLRTEIVCSNCGGHLGHVFKGEGFPTPTDERHCVNSVSLSFSPDDEPVKKKEQEETKEREDKSKV comes from the coding sequence ATGCGCTCAACACTCACCCGTCTattcttcaccctctcccacctaACCCGCACCTCTGCACCCCTTCGTAACACTTGCTCCCTCCGCTCCGGCCCTCCACCACTGAGATCCTCCATGCCCGtcatcccctccttcctcgccagccTCTTCGGAacaaccgccgcctccaacatgtcgtcatcatcatcctaCCCAGACCAACGAACACCAGACCAGTGGCGCGCAGTCCTAAACAAGGAACAATTCCGCATCCTCCGCGAAAAGGGCACCGAACCCCCCGGCTCCGGCAAGTTCGACAAGCACTACCCCACAACCGGAGTCTACACCTGCGCTGGCTGCCACGCCCCCCTCTACAAGGCCTCGCACAAGTTCTCCTCGGGCTGCGGATGGCCCGCCTACTTTGACTCCATCCCTGGAGCCGTCACCCGCCATGAGGACCGCGCCTTCGGCATGCTCCGCACCGAGATTGTCTGCAGCAACTGCGGCGGCCACCTCGGCCACGTCTTCAAGGGGGAAGGCTTCCCCACCCCTACTGACGAGCGTCACTGTGTGAACAGTGTTAGTCTGAGTTTTAGTCCGGATGATGAGcctgtcaagaagaaggagcaggaggagacaAAAGAAAGGGAGGACAAGAGTAAGGTGTAA